One genomic segment of Tripterygium wilfordii isolate XIE 37 chromosome 9, ASM1340144v1, whole genome shotgun sequence includes these proteins:
- the LOC120006495 gene encoding ribulose bisphosphate carboxylase/oxygenase activase, chloroplastic isoform X2, whose protein sequence is MAAAVSTIGAVNRVPLSLNGSSTGTSVPMSAFLGSSLKKVSSRIMTSKITSGNGKVFAEYDEEKQTPKDRWAGLVTDQSDDQQDITRGKGMVDSLFQAPQDSGTHYAVMSSYDYISTGLRQYNLDNTMGGFYIAPAFMDKLVVHITKNFMTLPNIKVPLILGIWGGKGQGKSFQCELVFAKMGINPIMMSAGELESGNAGEPAKLIRQRYREAADIIRKGKMCCLFINDLDAGAGRLGGTTQYTVNNQMVNATLMNIADNPTNVQLPGMYNKEENPRVPIIVTGNDFSTLYAPLIRDGRMEKFYWAPTRDDRIGVCTGIFKTDNIAKEDIVTIVDSFPGQSIDFFGALRARIYDDEVRKWVVDVGVDAVGKKLVNSKEGPPEFEQPKMTLEKLLEYGNMLVQEQENVKRVQLADKYLSDAALGDANQDAISSGNFYG, encoded by the exons ATGGCTGCTGCAGTTTCCACCATTGGAGCTGTCAACAGAGTACCG CTGAGCTTAAATGGCTCCAGCACTGGAACTTCCGTTCCAATGTCAGCCTTCTTGGGCAGCAGCTTGAAGAAAGTGAGCTCAAGAATCATGACCTCCAAGATTACATCTGGGAATGGCAAGGTTTTTGCAGAGTATGATGAGGAGAAGCAGACCCCTAAGGACAGATGGGCAGGACTTGTCACCGATCAATCTGATGACCAGCAAGACATTACCAGAGGAAAGGGTATGGTGGACTCACTCTTCCAAGCCCCCCAGGACAGCGGAACTCACTATGCTGTCATGAGCTCTTATGACTACATCAGTACTGGTCTTCGCCA ATATAACTTGGACAACACCATGGGTGGTTTTTACATTGCTCCTGCCTTCATGGACAAACTTGTTGTTCACATCACCAAGAACTTCATGACCCTGCCTAACATCAAG GTTCCTCTGATCCTGGGTATTTGGGGAGGCAAAGGTCAAGGCAAATCCTTCCAGTGTGAGCTTGTTTTTGCCAAGATGGGGATTAA CCCCATCATGATGAGTGCTGGAGAACTTGAAAGTGGAAATGCTGGAGAGCCAGCTAAGTTGATCAGGCAAAGGTACCGTGAAGCGGCAGACATAATAAGAAAGGGAAAGATGTGCTGCCTTTTCATCAATGACCTCGACGCAGGAGCTGGTCGTCTTGGTGGAACCACACAATATACTGTCAACAACCAGATGGTTAATGCCACCCTCATGAACATTGCTGATAACCCAACAAATGTCCAGCTCCCTGGTATGTACAACAAGGAGGAGAACCCTCGCGTCCCCATCATTGTCACTGGTAATGACTTCTCTACATTGTATGCTCCTCTTATCCGCGATGGTCGTATGGAGAAGTTCTACTGGGCTCCTACCAGAGATGATCGTATTGGTGTGTGCACCGGTATTTTCAAGACTGACAATATTGCTAAGGAAGACATTGTCACGATTGTTGACTCGTTCCCAGGCCAATCAATTG ATTTCTTCGGTGCCCTGAGGGCCAGAATTTATGATGATGAAGTAAGGAAGTGGGTCGTAGATGTTGGTGTTGATGCCGTTGGAAAGAAGCTTGTGAACTCAAAGGAAGGACCTCCAGAATTCGAGCAACCAAAGATGACCCTGGAGAAGCTCCTTGAGTATGGAAACATGCTTGTCCAGGAGCAAGAGAATGTGAAGAGAGTCCAATTGGCTGACAAGTACCTGAGTGACGCCGCTCTCGGTGATGCCAATCAAGATGCTATCAGTAGTGGAAATTTCTACGGTTAG
- the LOC120006495 gene encoding ribulose bisphosphate carboxylase/oxygenase activase, chloroplastic isoform X1, whose amino-acid sequence MAAAVSTIGAVNRVPLSLNGSSTGTSVPMSAFLGSSLKKVSSRIMTSKITSGNGKVFAEYDEEKQTPKDRWAGLVTDQSDDQQDITRGKGMVDSLFQAPQDSGTHYAVMSSYDYISTGLRQYNLDNTMGGFYIAPAFMDKLVVHITKNFMTLPNIKVPLILGIWGGKGQGKSFQCELVFAKMGINPIMMSAGELESGNAGEPAKLIRQRYREAADIIRKGKMCCLFINDLDAGAGRLGGTTQYTVNNQMVNATLMNIADNPTNVQLPGMYNKEENPRVPIIVTGNDFSTLYAPLIRDGRMEKFYWAPTRDDRIGVCTGIFKTDNIAKEDIVTIVDSFPGQSIDFFGALRARIYDDEVRKWVVDVGVDAVGKKLVNSKEGPPEFEQPKMTLEKLLEYGNMLVQEQENVKRVQLADKYLSDAALGDANQDAISSGNFYGKAAQQVGVPVPEGCTDRNAANFDPTARSDDGTCLYTL is encoded by the exons ATGGCTGCTGCAGTTTCCACCATTGGAGCTGTCAACAGAGTACCG CTGAGCTTAAATGGCTCCAGCACTGGAACTTCCGTTCCAATGTCAGCCTTCTTGGGCAGCAGCTTGAAGAAAGTGAGCTCAAGAATCATGACCTCCAAGATTACATCTGGGAATGGCAAGGTTTTTGCAGAGTATGATGAGGAGAAGCAGACCCCTAAGGACAGATGGGCAGGACTTGTCACCGATCAATCTGATGACCAGCAAGACATTACCAGAGGAAAGGGTATGGTGGACTCACTCTTCCAAGCCCCCCAGGACAGCGGAACTCACTATGCTGTCATGAGCTCTTATGACTACATCAGTACTGGTCTTCGCCA ATATAACTTGGACAACACCATGGGTGGTTTTTACATTGCTCCTGCCTTCATGGACAAACTTGTTGTTCACATCACCAAGAACTTCATGACCCTGCCTAACATCAAG GTTCCTCTGATCCTGGGTATTTGGGGAGGCAAAGGTCAAGGCAAATCCTTCCAGTGTGAGCTTGTTTTTGCCAAGATGGGGATTAA CCCCATCATGATGAGTGCTGGAGAACTTGAAAGTGGAAATGCTGGAGAGCCAGCTAAGTTGATCAGGCAAAGGTACCGTGAAGCGGCAGACATAATAAGAAAGGGAAAGATGTGCTGCCTTTTCATCAATGACCTCGACGCAGGAGCTGGTCGTCTTGGTGGAACCACACAATATACTGTCAACAACCAGATGGTTAATGCCACCCTCATGAACATTGCTGATAACCCAACAAATGTCCAGCTCCCTGGTATGTACAACAAGGAGGAGAACCCTCGCGTCCCCATCATTGTCACTGGTAATGACTTCTCTACATTGTATGCTCCTCTTATCCGCGATGGTCGTATGGAGAAGTTCTACTGGGCTCCTACCAGAGATGATCGTATTGGTGTGTGCACCGGTATTTTCAAGACTGACAATATTGCTAAGGAAGACATTGTCACGATTGTTGACTCGTTCCCAGGCCAATCAATTG ATTTCTTCGGTGCCCTGAGGGCCAGAATTTATGATGATGAAGTAAGGAAGTGGGTCGTAGATGTTGGTGTTGATGCCGTTGGAAAGAAGCTTGTGAACTCAAAGGAAGGACCTCCAGAATTCGAGCAACCAAAGATGACCCTGGAGAAGCTCCTTGAGTATGGAAACATGCTTGTCCAGGAGCAAGAGAATGTGAAGAGAGTCCAATTGGCTGACAAGTACCTGAGTGACGCCGCTCTCGGTGATGCCAATCAAGATGCTATCAGTAGTGGAAATTTCTACG GCAAAGCAGCCCAGCAAGTGGGTGTTCCAGTACCAGAAGGTTGCACCGATCGTAACGCAGCAAACTTTGACCCAACAGCTAGGAGTGATGATGGAACCTGCCTTTACACATTGTAG
- the LOC120006416 gene encoding AT-hook motif nuclear-localized protein 15-like isoform X2 — MANRWWAGNVTMTQRREQDFIETNNNNSSPNYTGTPNQDDEEHQSEEHTEHHHEATEPGSTSTLSTSSRRPRGRPPGSKNKPRPPIVITKESPNCLHSHVLEITSGSDIVESLANFAHRRHRGVTIMSGSGIVNNVTLHQPTALGGVITLQGRFEILSLSGAFLPAPSPPGATGLAVYLAGGQGQVVGGTVMGSLVASGPVMVIAATFTNATYERLPLEEEQGEGEGINPVQKNSSGNYNDDGGGQTQSTEDQQQQQHSPTMPVYNLPPNLVPNGQQMPREVFWGAPPRPPPPSY, encoded by the coding sequence ATGGCGAATCGGTGGTGGGCTGGGAACGTAACAATGACTCAAAGAAGAGAACAAGATTTCATTGagaccaacaacaacaactccaGCCCTAATTACACCGGAACCCCAAACCAAGACGATGAAGAGCACCAATCCGAAGAACACACTGAACACCACCATGAAGCCACCGAACCAGGTAGTACCTCTACACTATCCACATCCTCTCGCCGCCCAAGAGGCCGACCTCCCGGTTCCAAAAACAAACCAAGGCCTCCCATTGTCATAACAAAAGAAAGCCCTAATTGTCTTCACAGTCATGTCCTCGAAATCACGAGTGGCAGTGACATTGTGGAGAGTCTTGCTAATTTTGCCCACCGCCGCCACCGTGGCGTGACAATAATGAGTGGGAGTGGCATTGTCAACAATGTCACACTCCACCAGCCCACAGCACTTGGTGGGGTTATTACTTTGCAAGGGAGATTCGAGATTTTGTCGTTATCGGGCGCATTTTTACCAGCACCATCCCCACCGGGTGCGACGGGGTTGGCAGTGTACTTGGCAGGAGGGCAGGGGCAGGTAGTTGGTGGGACGGTGATGGGTTCTTTAGTGGCGTCGGGGCCAGTGATGGTTATAGCCGCTACGTTTACTAATGCGACTTATGAGAGACTTCCACTTGAGGAGGAACAAGGAGAAGGTGAGGGGATTAATCCAGTGCAGAAAAATAGTTCTGGGAACTataatgatgatggtggtggtcagACACAAAGTACGGAAGAtcagcagcaacagcaacatAGTCCTACAATGCCAGTTTACAATTTGCCTCCAAATTTGGTACCAAATGGACAACAGATGCCGCGGGAGGTTTTTTGGGGTGCACCACCTCGTCCTCCTCCTCCCTCCTACTGA
- the LOC120005948 gene encoding uncharacterized mitochondrial protein AtMg00860-like — translation MNEADGIWADPQKIETIQNWSRPTTVTEIRSFLGLAGYYRCFVQDFSKITAPLTRLTQKNVKFQWSDSCEESFLKLKACLTSAPILTLTTGTGGYAVYCDASRVGLGCVKEV, via the exons ATGAACGAAGCT GATGGTATTTGGGCTGATCcccaaaaaattgaaacaattcaGAATTGGTCGAGGCCTACTACAGTGACTGAAATCAGGAGTTTCTTAGGTTTAGCGGGCTATTATCGTTGCTTTGTCCAAGATTTCTCTAAGATCACGGCTCCTTTGACTCGGTTGACTcaaaaaaatgtgaagtttCAGTGGTCAGATAGTTGTGAGGAGAGCTTTCTGAAGCTCAAGGCTTGTTTGACTTCAGCTCCGATTTTAACTTTGACGACGGGGACTGGTGGATATGcagtatattgtgatgcttccagAGTGGGATTGGGTTGTGTTAAAGAAGTATGA
- the LOC120006416 gene encoding AT-hook motif nuclear-localized protein 15-like isoform X1: protein MQKQVETRDAGCYDSYQKRKRRAAMANRWWAGNVTMTQRREQDFIETNNNNSSPNYTGTPNQDDEEHQSEEHTEHHHEATEPGSTSTLSTSSRRPRGRPPGSKNKPRPPIVITKESPNCLHSHVLEITSGSDIVESLANFAHRRHRGVTIMSGSGIVNNVTLHQPTALGGVITLQGRFEILSLSGAFLPAPSPPGATGLAVYLAGGQGQVVGGTVMGSLVASGPVMVIAATFTNATYERLPLEEEQGEGEGINPVQKNSSGNYNDDGGGQTQSTEDQQQQQHSPTMPVYNLPPNLVPNGQQMPREVFWGAPPRPPPPSY from the exons ATGCAAAAACAAGTGGAAACCCGTGATGCTGGGTGTTATGATTCATA TCAAAAAAGGAAACGTAGAGCTGCAATGGCGAATCGGTGGTGGGCTGGGAACGTAACAATGACTCAAAGAAGAGAACAAGATTTCATTGagaccaacaacaacaactccaGCCCTAATTACACCGGAACCCCAAACCAAGACGATGAAGAGCACCAATCCGAAGAACACACTGAACACCACCATGAAGCCACCGAACCAGGTAGTACCTCTACACTATCCACATCCTCTCGCCGCCCAAGAGGCCGACCTCCCGGTTCCAAAAACAAACCAAGGCCTCCCATTGTCATAACAAAAGAAAGCCCTAATTGTCTTCACAGTCATGTCCTCGAAATCACGAGTGGCAGTGACATTGTGGAGAGTCTTGCTAATTTTGCCCACCGCCGCCACCGTGGCGTGACAATAATGAGTGGGAGTGGCATTGTCAACAATGTCACACTCCACCAGCCCACAGCACTTGGTGGGGTTATTACTTTGCAAGGGAGATTCGAGATTTTGTCGTTATCGGGCGCATTTTTACCAGCACCATCCCCACCGGGTGCGACGGGGTTGGCAGTGTACTTGGCAGGAGGGCAGGGGCAGGTAGTTGGTGGGACGGTGATGGGTTCTTTAGTGGCGTCGGGGCCAGTGATGGTTATAGCCGCTACGTTTACTAATGCGACTTATGAGAGACTTCCACTTGAGGAGGAACAAGGAGAAGGTGAGGGGATTAATCCAGTGCAGAAAAATAGTTCTGGGAACTataatgatgatggtggtggtcagACACAAAGTACGGAAGAtcagcagcaacagcaacatAGTCCTACAATGCCAGTTTACAATTTGCCTCCAAATTTGGTACCAAATGGACAACAGATGCCGCGGGAGGTTTTTTGGGGTGCACCACCTCGTCCTCCTCCTCCCTCCTACTGA
- the LOC120005947 gene encoding uncharacterized protein LOC120005947 translates to MVRDGKKTRFRVDSDGELWCGDHLCVPKVDDLPRLILEEAYNTTYTIHLVSTKMYQDLKHMYWRERMKKDVAEFVLRCLVCQQVKAEHQRPVRLLQRIEIPDWKWERITMDFVTGLPRSRKGYDFVWVIVDRLTKSAHFLLDSVNKVHLIRDKLLATQSRYKAYIDHRRRDLEFTVGDHVFLRVSPMKGVMRFGMRGKLNPRYIGPFEVLERVGAVAYRLALSPYLSSVHLVFHVSML, encoded by the exons ATGGTTCGTGATGGGAAGAAAACCAGATTTAGAGTTGATTCAGATGGAGAGTTATGGTGTGGTGATCATTTATGTGTCCCAAAGGTGGATGACTTGCCGAGGCTTATTTTAGAGGAGGCTTATAATACTACATATACTATACATCTTGTATCTACAAAGATGTACCAAGATCTAAAACATATGTATTGGCGGGAGAGAATGAAAAAGGATGTGGCGGAGTTTGTTTTGCGGTGTTTGGTGTGTCAGCAAGTAAAGGCTGAACATCAAAGACCAGTGAGGTTGCTTCAGAGGATTGAGATACCTGATTGGAAATGGGAGAGGATCACAATGGATTTTGTGACTGGGTTACCCCGATCCCGTAAGGGATATGATTTTGTTTGGGTGATAGTTGATAGATTGACGAAGTCAGCCCATTTCCTTTTG GACTCTGTGAACAAGGTCCATTTGATTAGAGATAAATTGTTAGCTACTCAGAGTAGGTACAAGGCCTATATTGATCATCGTCGTCGAGATTTGGAGTTTACGGTTGGAGATCATGTTTTCCTTCGAGTATCCCCGATGAAAGGTGTGATGAGATTCGGTATGAGAGGAAAGCTCAATCCTCGGTATATTGGTCCTTTTGAGGTACTTGAGCGAGTTGGAGCAGTAGCCTATCGGTTGGCATTATCACCTTACTTGTCTAGTGTACATCTGGTGTTTCATGTGTCCATGTTGTGA